In Silene latifolia isolate original U9 population chromosome 3, ASM4854445v1, whole genome shotgun sequence, a single window of DNA contains:
- the LOC141646172 gene encoding L-arabinokinase-like — translation MIRRDLLTGNWKPYIDRAMSLKPCYTGGLNGGEVAASILQDAAVGKHNVSDKLSGARRLQDAIVLGYQLQRISCKDPDLSIPEWYASAQNELGQRCSSPKLGDDGALEDCENLYKEFKIIHGDLLNLHDTKTFLSNLAKLAKVTEKDTKHHSRDSGA, via the exons ATGATAAGGAGAGATTTACTAACTGGGAACTGGAAGCCGTACATTGATCGTGCTATGAGTTTGAAACCTTGTTACACTGGTGGTTTAAATGGTGGGGAG GTTGCTGCAAGCATTTTGCAAGATGCTGCAGTTGGGAAACACAATGTCTCAGATAAG TTAAGTGGTGCAAGAAGATTGCAAGATGCAATTGTTCTTGGATATCAACTTCAGAGAATTTCCTGCAAAGATCCAGATCTCAGTATTCCGGAATGGTATGCTAGCGCTCAAAATGAACTTGGTCAACGTTGTAGCTCTCCTAAGCTTGGTGATGATGGAGCACTTGAAGATTGTGAGAACTT ATACAAGGAGTTTAAAATTATTCATGGTGATCTTCTCAATCTTCATGATACAAAAACCTTCTTGAGTAACTTAGCGAAGCTTGCTAAAGTGACCGAGAAAGATACTAAGCATCACTCTCGGGACTCGGGAGCATAA